A genomic window from Maylandia zebra isolate NMK-2024a linkage group LG20, Mzebra_GT3a, whole genome shotgun sequence includes:
- the trh gene encoding pro-thyrotropin-releasing hormone, whose product MKSTCLLILASLTVCNLMVSGGQSMSAEDETDRKTIDDIILERAETLLLRSILKKLQDEDGRNDGYYSQPEWVTKRQHPGKRYSDDLEKRQHPGRREEDEDEQYFDVQKRQHPGKREDETHSFLELQKRQHPGKRSTAGHSSDNPILLLSELSKRQHPGKRYLVLHSKRQHPGKRLLEDEDGDSDGDADADGEEDLAEMEKRQHPGKRFWDNSSPDLGTNSPCDVLDPASCSKTSLLLDFLDNVNKGHGEEKRQHPGKRFAVDGE is encoded by the exons ATGAAGTCGACATGTCTGCTTATCCTTGCATCTCTAACGGTCTGCAACTTGATGGTGTCTGGAGGACAGAGCATGTCTGCTGAGGATGAGACTGACCGAAAGACCATAGACGACATTATTTTAGAGAGAGCAGAGACTCTCCTGTTACGGTCCATTCTCAaaaagctgcaggatgaagACGGAAGAAATG ACGGCTATTACTCTCAGCCAGAATGGGTGACAAAACGACAGCACCCTGGTAAGAGATATAGTGATGATTTGGAGAAGCGGCAGCATCCAGGAAGGAGAGAAGAGGACGAGGATGAACAGTACTTTGATGTTCAAAAAAGACAGCACCCGGGCAAGCGCGAAGATGAAACGCACTCTTTCCtagagctgcagaaaaggcagcACCCGGGAAAGCGCTCCACGGCGGGTCACAGTTCTGACAACCCCATCCTCCTGCTCAGTGAACTTTCAAAACGGCAACACCCAGGCAAGCGTTACCTGGTGCTGCACAGCAAACGCCAGCACCCAGGTAAGCGTCTTCTAGAGGATGAGGACGGCGACAGTGACGGGGATGCGGACGCGGATGGAGAAGAAGACCTCGCTGAGATGGAAAAGCGTCAGCACCCTGGGAAACGGTTTTGGGATAACTCGAGTCCGGATTTAGGCACAAACAGTCCGTGTGACGTTTTGGACCCTGCGAGCTGCAGCAAGACCAGCCTGCTGCTCGACTTTTTAGACAACGTTAACAAGGGCCACGGTGAGGAGAAGAGACAACACCCGGGTAAAAGGTTTGCAGTGGATGGAGAGTAG
- the rbsn gene encoding rabenosyn-5 has translation MASSYPPPFEGTGEVKEGFLCPLCLKDLQSFYQLQDHYEEEHSGDDRHVRGQLKSLVQKAKKAKDKLLKRDGDDRPDTGSYESFYYGGVDPYMWEPQELGVTRSHLDLFKKHRAARIDHYVIEVNKLIIRLEKLTSFDRANSDAAKIRAIEKSVVSWVNDSDVPFCPDCGNKFNIRNRRHHCRLCGSIMCRKCMEFVPLPLAQKLIAGTREALCVPGSPSQSQSPPAGGGSSGMGSRRGSISSLSSVTSMLEEKDDEKIRCCHHCMDTLLKRQQKLEEKDHVPDIVKLYERLRMCMEKVDEKAPEYIRMAESLNAGETTYNLDTAGGLRLEVQKYYELIDALSKKILTLGLKDDPQPHPKVLQLQKMIRYTATLFVQEKLLGLMSLPTKDKYEELKEKRKREQEKRLQQERLAAQEALKRRQERQERSRPPVNANGELPQTPREPRITKAGGWLPSADSVHTRGELEDPLLQQIENIQSFLRQAREAQRTDEVAMLEENLRQLQDEYDQQQTSIALALSEKLAQEESLQQGELHRLKTWEREEKEQWSSAVNSFEPSYKWERSLDITPTGGHQGEEDIPAEELTPKAERSPPSFRAFPALTSQEESPPRLRSLGGHVTPPGGEGQNNTSLNPFEEDDSTPTEDDPSNPFFEDIKKDHKEVTNGKKEYNPFDEDEDAEEDKQAETVSRNPFEDDDTDEGNPFLEASGNSPEVSTNPFDGDDKDEVLPDVDMIEEELLLQQIDNIRAYIFDAKLSGRLDEVDLLTQNLKELQKTLQEQKNKNKKH, from the exons ATGGCCTCCAGCTACCCGCCCCCCTTTGAGGGCACAGGTGAAGTAAAGGAGGGTTTTCTTTGCCCACTGTGCCTAAAGGACCTCCAGTCATTCTACCAACTCCAAGACCACTATGAAGAGGAGCACTCTGGAGATGACCGCCATGTTCGGGGACAGCTAAAAA GTTTGGTtcagaaagcaaagaaagcCAAAGATAAACTGCTGAAGAGGGATGGGGACGACAGACCGGATACTGGCAGTTATGAGTCCTTCTACTATGGTGGAGTGGACCCATACATGTGGGAGCCTCAGGAATTGG gAGTAACCAGAAGTCATCTGGACTTGTTTAAAAAGCACCGGGCAGCCAGGATAGATCATTATGTCATTGAGGTCAACAAGCTCATCATTAGACTGGAAAAG CTGACATCATTTGACAGAGCCAACTCAGATGCTGCTAAGATCAGAG CCATTGAGAAGTCTGTAGTGTCATGGGTGAATGATTCAGACGTACCGTTTTGTCCCGACTGCGGAAACAAGTTCAACATACGTAACAGACGGCATCACTGTCGCCTCTGCGGGTCCATCATGTGTAGGAAGTGCATGGAGTTTGTTCCCTTACCCCTGGCCC AGAAGCTTATCGCTGGGACTCGAGAAGCACTGTGTGTACCCGGAAGTCCCAGTCAGTCCCAGTCTCCACCAGCGGGAGGTGGCAGCAGCGGGATGGGCTCTAGGAGAGGCAGCATCAGCAGTTTGAGCAGTGTAACCTCCATGCTGGAGGAAAAGGATGATGAGAAGATTCGCTGCTGTCACCACTGTATGGACACACTTCTGAAGAGACAGCAGAAGTTAGAAGAGAAGGACCATGTGCCAGATATAGTGAAACTTTATGAG AGGCTGAGGATGTGCATGGAGAAGGTGGATGAAAAGGCTCCAGAGTATATCCGAATGGCTGAGTCTCTCAA TGCTGGAGAAACCACTTACAATCTTGACACTGCTGGTGGGTTAAGACTGGAAGTCCAGAAATACTATGAACTCATCGATGCTCTGAG taaGAAGATCTTAACACTAGGACTGAAGGATGATCCACAACCACATCCGAAGGTGCTCCAGCTACAGAAAATGATCCGTTATACCGCCACGCTGTTTGTCCAG GAGAAGCTGTTAGGTCTGATGTCTTTACCCACTAAGGACAAATATGAAGAGctgaaagaaaagaggaaacggGAACAAGAGAAGAGACTGCAACAAGAAAGACTG GCAGCACAGGAGGCTCTGAAGAGGAGGCAGGAGAGACAGGAAAGAAGCCGTCCACCTGTGAATGCCAATGGAGAGCTGCCACAGACCCCCAGAGAGCCACGAATTACCAAAGCTGGTGGTTGGCTTCCCTCCGCGGACTCCGTCCACACACGTGGCGAACTGGAAGACCCCCTTCTGCAGCAGATCGAGAACATTCAGTCATTCCTTCGTCAAGCTCGGGAGGCTCAGAGAACAGACGAAGTAGCCATGTTAGAGGAGAACTTGCGCCAGCTGCAGGATGAGTATGACCAGCAGCAGACCAGTATTGCTCTTGCGCTCTCAGAAAAGCTTGCTCAAGAGGAGAGTTTGCAGCAGGGGGAGCTGCATCGCTTGAAGACCTGGGAAAGGGAGGAGAAAGAGCAATGGAGCTCCGCTGTAAACTCCTTCGAGCCATCCTATAAATGGGAGCGGTCTCTAGATATCACTCCAACTGGAGGTCACCAGGGAGAGGAGGACATACCAGCAGAGGAGCTGACTCCTAAGGCAGAAAGAAGTCCTCCGTCTTTTAGAGCATTCCCTGCTCTCACAAGCCAGGAGGAGTCTCCCCCAAGGTTGAGAAGCTTAGGAGGCCATGTAACGCCTCCTGGCGGTGAAGGCCAGAATAACACCTCCCTTAACCCCTTTGAAGAGGATGATTCCACACCCACCGAAGATGATCCATCCAATCCATTCTTTGAGGACATCAAGAAGGACCACAAAGAGGTAACCAACGGAAAGAAAGAATACAACCCCtttgatgaagatgaagatgcaGAGGAGGACAAACAGGCTGAGACTGTTTCACGCAACCCCTTTGAGGATGATGACACAGATGAAGGTAACCCATTCCTAGAGGCTTCAGGAAATTCTCCAGAAGTCTCGACTAACCCATTTGACGGGGATGACAAAGATGAGGTCTTGCCGGATGTGGACATGATAGAGGAGGAGCTGCTGCTACAGCAGATAGACAACATTAGGGCCTACATCTTTGATGCAAAGCTCAGCGGGCGTCTCGATGAGGTTGACCTTCTGACACAGAACCTAAAAGAGCTACAGAAAACCCTCCAGGAGcagaagaataagaataagaagcACTGA